From the genome of Elusimicrobiaceae bacterium, one region includes:
- a CDS encoding aldehyde dehydrogenase, which translates to MNERDIGRIVGEVLKRLETAAEPGGSGGGVFKTVDEAVSAARAAQAVFQELGVEKRREIIKAIREAAAANAQKLARMAHEETGMGRYEDKVRKNIICAVKSPGVSDIVSQCYTGDKGLTLVEFAPFGVVAAVTPSTNPAATVINNSIIILAGGNAVVFAPHPAAKKTTAEAVRLINGAILSAGGPANVVATVEEPSQEATKALLSHPGTNLNLVTGGPAIVKVAMSTGKTCKVIAAGPGNPPVVVDETAVFPDCANHIVFGASFDNGVLCTAEKEVIVLESAKEKFLAALRANAGARELSREQFDRLTDIVIKKRAADGHEAVMNRDYVGHNAGFIAKAIGLDLPDSVRVLWSVVPNDHPLVWAEQLMPVLPVTIAPDLDAALELAYHAEGYNRHTAAMHSTNIASLTRMARRMQCSIFVKNAPTIYGLGMGEGYAGMSIGTPTGDGISKPTCFVRRLHCATVGHFRIT; encoded by the coding sequence ATGAACGAGCGGGATATCGGCAGGATAGTCGGCGAAGTGCTCAAGCGGCTTGAAACAGCGGCGGAGCCCGGTGGTTCCGGCGGCGGAGTGTTTAAGACGGTGGATGAAGCCGTATCCGCCGCGCGCGCCGCGCAGGCTGTGTTTCAGGAACTGGGCGTGGAAAAGCGCCGCGAGATCATAAAGGCCATCCGCGAAGCGGCGGCGGCAAACGCGCAGAAGCTCGCCAGAATGGCGCATGAGGAAACCGGCATGGGCCGTTACGAGGACAAGGTGCGGAAAAACATCATCTGCGCCGTCAAAAGCCCCGGCGTGTCCGACATCGTTTCTCAGTGCTATACCGGCGACAAGGGACTGACTCTGGTCGAGTTCGCGCCGTTCGGCGTGGTGGCGGCGGTGACTCCGTCCACCAACCCGGCCGCCACCGTGATCAATAATTCCATTATTATTCTCGCCGGCGGCAACGCGGTTGTTTTTGCTCCGCATCCGGCCGCCAAAAAAACCACCGCCGAAGCGGTGCGACTTATTAACGGCGCGATTCTGTCGGCGGGCGGTCCGGCGAACGTGGTGGCGACCGTGGAGGAGCCTTCGCAGGAGGCGACCAAAGCGCTGCTGTCCCATCCCGGCACAAACCTCAACCTTGTTACGGGCGGCCCGGCTATCGTGAAAGTGGCGATGAGCACCGGCAAAACCTGCAAGGTGATCGCGGCGGGGCCGGGCAATCCGCCGGTTGTGGTGGACGAAACCGCCGTGTTTCCCGACTGCGCGAACCATATAGTGTTCGGCGCGAGTTTCGATAACGGCGTGCTGTGCACGGCGGAGAAGGAAGTGATTGTGCTGGAGTCAGCGAAAGAAAAATTCCTTGCCGCTTTGCGCGCCAATGCCGGCGCGCGCGAGCTGAGCCGCGAGCAGTTCGACAGGCTCACGGATATCGTCATCAAAAAGCGCGCGGCGGACGGGCATGAAGCGGTGATGAACCGCGATTATGTAGGCCATAACGCCGGATTCATAGCCAAAGCGATAGGTCTTGACCTGCCCGACAGCGTGCGCGTGCTCTGGAGCGTGGTGCCCAACGATCATCCGCTGGTGTGGGCCGAACAGCTGATGCCGGTGCTGCCGGTCACGATAGCTCCGGATCTCGACGCCGCGCTGGAGCTGGCCTATCACGCGGAAGGGTATAACCGCCATACCGCCGCGATGCATTCCACGAACATCGCCAGTCTTACCCGGATGGCGCGCAGGATGCAGTGTTCCATTTTTGTCAAGAACGCGCCCACGATCTACGGGCT
- a CDS encoding EutN/CcmL family microcompartment protein, with protein sequence MLFARVTGTVVCTRKEEKLVGAKLLLVQPVDVGGAPRGNPLVAVDAVGAGEGELVLLVQGSSARQTALTESRPVDCTIFGIVDSIENGGKPVFRKSADPARR encoded by the coding sequence ATGCTTTTCGCAAGAGTTACCGGCACCGTGGTGTGCACGCGCAAGGAAGAAAAACTTGTAGGCGCGAAACTGCTGCTTGTGCAGCCGGTGGATGTGGGCGGCGCCCCCAGGGGCAACCCGCTGGTCGCGGTGGACGCGGTGGGCGCGGGCGAAGGCGAACTGGTGCTGCTGGTGCAGGGTTCCTCGGCCCGGCAGACCGCGCTGACCGAATCGCGCCCGGTGGACTGCACGATTTTCGGCATTGTGGATTCCATTGAAAACGGCGGCAAGCCGGTGTTCCGCAAAAGCGCGGATCCGGCGCGCAGGTAG
- the eutM gene encoding ethanolamine utilization microcompartment protein EutM, whose product MEALGMIETKGLVPCVEAADAAAKAASVTIVGYEKIGSGLCTVLFRGEVAACRASCDAGAAAAQRVGEVVSVHVIPQPHGDLEGKFPIAEAKKK is encoded by the coding sequence ATGGAAGCGTTAGGAATGATTGAAACCAAAGGGCTCGTGCCCTGCGTGGAAGCCGCGGACGCAGCCGCCAAGGCGGCGAGCGTCACTATCGTGGGTTATGAAAAAATCGGGAGCGGGCTGTGCACCGTGCTGTTCCGCGGCGAAGTGGCCGCCTGCCGCGCCAGCTGCGATGCCGGAGCCGCCGCCGCCCAGCGCGTGGGCGAAGTGGTCAGCGTGCATGTCATCCCGCAGCCGCACGGCGACCTGGAAGGCAAATTTCCCATTGCTGAAGCGAAAAAGAAATAA
- a CDS encoding phosphate propanoyltransferase — MKRSEKPIPVGISNRHIHVTESDFKVLFGADSRLTVKKDLAQPGQYACEEVVTLEGDKGKIDRVRILGPYRAQTQVEVSVSDAIRLGVSPVVRDSGKLAGTPGLKVTGPKGSVTITSGVIVAKRHIHLSEADAAGFDVRDGELVRVRCGCGTERELVFEQVLCRVSGSFALEAHFDMEEANAAMLKNGDKIFIV, encoded by the coding sequence ATGAAAAGATCAGAAAAACCGATACCAGTAGGCATATCAAACAGGCACATACACGTTACGGAGAGCGATTTCAAGGTTCTTTTCGGCGCGGATTCCAGGCTGACCGTCAAAAAAGATCTGGCTCAGCCCGGCCAGTACGCCTGCGAGGAAGTGGTGACGCTGGAAGGGGACAAGGGTAAAATTGACAGGGTGCGTATTCTGGGTCCGTACCGCGCGCAGACACAGGTTGAGGTTTCCGTGTCGGACGCGATCAGGCTGGGCGTAAGCCCCGTGGTGCGCGATTCCGGAAAACTGGCGGGCACGCCGGGGCTTAAAGTGACCGGCCCGAAAGGTTCCGTGACCATCACCTCCGGCGTGATTGTGGCCAAGCGGCACATTCACCTGTCGGAGGCTGACGCGGCGGGGTTCGACGTCAGGGACGGCGAGCTGGTGCGCGTGCGCTGCGGCTGCGGCACCGAGCGGGAGCTGGTTTTTGAGCAGGTGCTCTGCCGCGTGAGCGGCAGTTTCGCGCTGGAAGCGCATTTCGACATGGAAGAAGCCAACGCCGCCATGCTCAAGAACGGCGACAAAATATTTATCGTCTGA
- the tpiA gene encoding triose-phosphate isomerase produces MTRKALIAGNWKMFNTLNEAVELVTALKRGLEPGCRAEVMVAPSFTALAVVSEALKGSGIILSAQDTHWEDKGAFTSAVSPVQLKDAGCTHVIIGHSERRSVFGDTDELVNKKISAALRHGLAPVLCVGETLDEREANKTYRVLETQLAGGLKGFKPEQLSALVIAYEPVWAIGTGKTATPEQAQDAHLFIRRQVAGLVSDAFAGAVRILYGGSVKPDNIDSIMMQPDVDGALVGGASLKAADFLRIINFREVLAKAQG; encoded by the coding sequence ATGACAAGGAAAGCATTAATCGCCGGAAACTGGAAAATGTTCAACACCCTTAACGAAGCGGTTGAGCTGGTGACCGCGCTTAAGCGGGGCCTGGAGCCCGGCTGCAGGGCCGAAGTGATGGTGGCGCCGTCATTCACCGCGCTGGCGGTGGTGTCGGAAGCGCTGAAAGGCAGCGGTATTATCCTCTCGGCTCAGGATACCCATTGGGAAGACAAGGGCGCGTTTACCAGCGCGGTGTCGCCGGTGCAGCTGAAGGATGCCGGGTGCACGCACGTTATCATAGGCCATTCCGAACGGCGCAGCGTGTTCGGCGACACTGACGAGCTTGTGAACAAAAAGATTTCCGCCGCGCTCCGCCACGGGCTGGCGCCCGTGCTGTGCGTGGGAGAAACGCTTGACGAGCGCGAAGCCAATAAAACCTACCGCGTGCTGGAAACCCAGCTCGCCGGCGGGCTGAAAGGGTTTAAGCCGGAACAGCTGTCCGCGCTGGTTATAGCGTATGAGCCGGTGTGGGCGATCGGCACGGGGAAAACCGCGACACCCGAGCAGGCGCAGGACGCGCACCTGTTCATCCGCAGGCAGGTTGCGGGGCTTGTGTCGGATGCTTTTGCCGGGGCGGTGCGGATACTGTACGGCGGCTCGGTCAAGCCGGACAACATTGACAGCATCATGATGCAGCCCGACGTGGACGGCGCGCTTGTCGGCGGAGCAAGCCTCAAGGCCGCAGATTTTCTGCGGATCATCAATTTCCGGGAAGTGCTGGCGAAAGCACAGGGATAA
- a CDS encoding S8 family serine peptidase — translation MKNIFSLAALAATAMLAGCAGAPAGPSGAWTEKQTVYFDLLGVNEAWIMAGGKGVTIGIIDGGFDYDHPGLKGRIRQVYSYPGAHHPTDMRTLAHGTFIASIIGAVPVDGGMSGLCPDSEMLGADMGIIEHWRTRYRVKYFAEHPAATAGEYEKSLEDKKSELEEFDKKWLQYASSSVAGGLRALTDSGAKVIAMSLMLAGLEGDDLKQLEDAMAYAAAHDVIMIVGAGNNADYIKDYPGPNAATLVTGCSVGGAVWTQTTNQKGKNYTQGTNYGPDLDVLAPCMEVVVANPHEPAWYKVSDGPRGPYDVKFTGEYEVYPAGGTSISVAFAAGLAALVRSANPALTAEQTAEIIRKTADDFAPPGRDDANGWGRVNFYRAVSLAAQTAPAPAPAAQ, via the coding sequence ATGAAAAATATCTTTTCGCTCGCGGCGCTCGCCGCGACGGCAATGCTGGCGGGCTGTGCGGGCGCGCCGGCCGGGCCGTCCGGCGCATGGACGGAGAAACAGACCGTTTATTTTGATCTGCTCGGGGTCAACGAAGCCTGGATCATGGCGGGCGGCAAGGGAGTCACAATCGGCATTATTGACGGCGGGTTCGATTATGACCATCCGGGACTTAAAGGCCGCATCCGGCAGGTTTACAGTTATCCCGGCGCGCACCATCCGACCGACATGCGCACTCTGGCGCACGGCACGTTCATCGCTTCCATAATAGGCGCCGTGCCGGTTGACGGCGGCATGAGCGGCCTCTGCCCGGATTCCGAAATGCTTGGCGCGGATATGGGCATTATCGAGCACTGGCGCACCAGATACCGCGTAAAATATTTTGCCGAACATCCGGCCGCCACCGCCGGGGAATATGAGAAAAGCCTTGAAGATAAAAAAAGCGAACTGGAAGAGTTCGATAAAAAATGGCTTCAATACGCCTCCAGTTCCGTAGCGGGCGGCCTGCGCGCGCTGACCGACTCCGGCGCGAAGGTTATTGCCATGAGCCTTATGCTCGCCGGGCTGGAAGGCGACGACCTAAAACAGCTTGAAGACGCCATGGCTTACGCCGCCGCGCACGACGTGATCATGATCGTCGGAGCGGGCAACAACGCCGATTATATAAAAGACTATCCCGGCCCGAACGCCGCCACGCTCGTTACCGGCTGCTCGGTAGGTGGCGCGGTGTGGACTCAAACGACAAACCAGAAAGGAAAAAATTACACCCAGGGCACGAATTACGGCCCCGATCTTGATGTGCTGGCTCCGTGCATGGAGGTGGTGGTCGCCAATCCGCACGAGCCCGCCTGGTATAAGGTGTCCGATGGCCCGCGCGGGCCGTACGACGTTAAATTTACCGGGGAATACGAGGTTTATCCCGCCGGCGGCACTTCCATTTCCGTGGCGTTTGCCGCGGGGCTGGCGGCGCTGGTGCGCTCGGCCAACCCCGCGCTGACCGCGGAGCAGACGGCGGAGATCATCCGCAAAACCGCGGACGATTTCGCTCCGCCCGGGCGCGACGACGCCAACGGCTGGGGCCGCGTCAATTTTTACCGCGCCGTCAGCCTCGCCGCGCAAACCGCGCCTGCACCCGCGCCTGCCGCGCAATAA
- a CDS encoding radical SAM protein: MNVNSRSFCHLKNGTCLQKTPKGATLSIPGLRDRDNSPWRRTLKRAVNADGARLLQFCTGASSVEAMIREHNARYPRNRLSERDGLVFLSAAVEGGLLAVSDTPAAPAGVRICGSCDWFCPEHTTVELTSRCNLRCEHCYRASSPEKDRYIDTAVLMRYLNEFYAHGGSVVELTGGEATLHPDFFQIVEWCHAHTSNFGVLTNAYGLTKPKADRLAQYKDNMVVAVSLDSHRPEFHSRFRGRPDAFERTTRAIKLLAERGFFIRVGMSVTLENFFDIEDTIRLARELGATKFTYSMVYDVGRAGESAIVQIKKMSDSARYFEYYDRVFEENRDFLVTANSAQQNSVRKGNCGLVHRTVTLGPDGTLRPCVMFDKSLSLGDIGRQGFEEIFSSGIGNRFAALPGPKPEICGDCPDFSYCANCVLRGLKTAAEKGGCRWMDSARAAEFAGRMNLRPKTCINSAEPETETRKT; encoded by the coding sequence ATGAACGTCAATTCCCGGTCATTCTGCCATCTCAAGAACGGCACATGCCTTCAGAAAACCCCGAAAGGAGCGACTTTGAGCATTCCCGGCCTGCGGGACCGGGACAACTCGCCCTGGCGCAGAACCTTAAAGCGCGCCGTCAATGCCGACGGCGCGCGCCTGCTTCAATTCTGCACGGGCGCGAGCTCCGTCGAGGCGATGATACGGGAACATAACGCCCGCTACCCGCGGAACCGGCTGTCGGAACGGGACGGGCTGGTTTTCCTGTCCGCCGCGGTTGAAGGCGGACTCCTGGCGGTGTCGGATACGCCGGCCGCACCGGCCGGCGTGCGGATTTGCGGCAGTTGCGACTGGTTCTGCCCGGAGCATACCACCGTTGAGCTTACCAGCCGCTGCAACCTGCGCTGCGAACACTGCTACCGCGCCAGCTCGCCGGAAAAAGACCGCTATATTGACACGGCTGTTCTGATGCGCTACCTCAACGAATTTTACGCGCACGGCGGCAGTGTGGTGGAATTGACCGGCGGAGAGGCCACGCTGCACCCTGATTTTTTTCAAATCGTCGAGTGGTGCCACGCCCACACCAGCAATTTCGGCGTGCTGACCAACGCCTACGGGCTTACAAAACCGAAAGCCGACCGGCTGGCGCAGTACAAGGATAACATGGTCGTGGCTGTCAGCCTCGACAGCCACCGCCCGGAATTCCACAGCCGGTTCCGCGGCCGGCCCGATGCGTTTGAGCGCACCACCCGCGCCATAAAACTGCTGGCGGAGCGCGGGTTTTTCATCCGCGTGGGCATGAGCGTGACGCTGGAAAATTTTTTCGACATAGAAGACACGATCCGGCTGGCGCGCGAGCTCGGCGCGACAAAGTTCACCTACAGCATGGTCTATGACGTGGGCCGGGCGGGCGAAAGCGCGATCGTGCAGATAAAAAAAATGTCCGACAGCGCGCGCTATTTCGAATATTACGACCGCGTTTTCGAAGAGAACCGGGATTTTCTTGTAACCGCCAACTCCGCCCAGCAGAACAGCGTGCGCAAGGGCAACTGCGGGCTGGTGCACCGTACCGTTACGCTCGGGCCGGACGGCACGCTCCGCCCCTGCGTGATGTTTGACAAAAGCCTGTCGCTCGGCGATATCGGCAGGCAGGGTTTCGAGGAGATTTTCAGTTCCGGGATCGGCAACCGGTTCGCCGCACTGCCCGGCCCCAAGCCGGAAATCTGCGGCGACTGCCCGGATTTCAGCTATTGCGCCAACTGCGTGCTGCGCGGCCTTAAAACCGCCGCGGAAAAAGGCGGATGCCGGTGGATGGATTCCGCACGGGCCGCGGAATTCGCCGGCCGCATGAACCTGCGGCCGAAAACCTGCATCAATTCCGCGGAACCCGAAACGGAGACCCGTAAAACATGA
- a CDS encoding AI-2E family transporter: protein MKTAEKISYFFMIAMLLVTVIFHLAHVMLASLFAFMLMEFFFRLIKKMRLPDFPARTATAIAFLLAVAVVAVVFVKFLKQTLLTFPGIVESALPQVSALAQRYGIELPFSSFGELRELLNSRILGHALTITKASTFLTREAFHIAIGIVAVVLFFISGKPPQYCPNLFDAVRRETNRRIRKFMHSFERVFGAQIIISSINAVLTMAFLYITGIPHLAFLTTMTFLIGIIPILGNIISNSVIAITALGISFNLAMVVLAYLVIIHKLEYFLNSKIMGSSVRLPMWQMLLAILLGNVIMGVSGIMLAPALLHYIKSELKSIPWKTPGSPADRKQCPE, encoded by the coding sequence ATGAAGACCGCAGAGAAGATTTCTTATTTTTTTATGATCGCCATGCTGCTGGTGACCGTCATATTTCATCTGGCGCATGTGATGCTGGCCAGCCTGTTCGCTTTCATGCTGATGGAGTTCTTTTTCCGGCTGATAAAAAAAATGCGGCTGCCTGATTTTCCCGCCCGCACCGCGACCGCGATAGCCTTTCTGCTGGCGGTGGCGGTGGTGGCCGTGGTTTTCGTCAAATTCCTGAAACAGACCCTGCTGACCTTTCCGGGCATCGTCGAGAGCGCGCTGCCGCAGGTATCGGCTTTGGCGCAGCGTTACGGCATTGAGCTGCCGTTCAGCAGTTTCGGCGAATTGCGGGAGCTGCTTAACAGCAGAATTCTGGGCCATGCTTTAACCATCACGAAAGCGAGCACGTTTCTGACCAGAGAGGCGTTTCATATCGCGATCGGGATCGTGGCGGTGGTGCTGTTTTTCATAAGCGGCAAGCCGCCGCAGTACTGCCCGAATCTGTTCGACGCGGTGCGCCGCGAAACCAACCGCCGGATCCGCAAGTTCATGCACAGTTTCGAACGGGTGTTCGGCGCGCAGATCATCATTTCGTCCATTAACGCGGTGCTGACAATGGCGTTCCTTTACATTACGGGCATCCCGCATCTGGCCTTCCTGACCACCATGACGTTTCTGATAGGCATCATTCCCATTCTCGGCAATATCATTTCCAACTCGGTGATCGCGATAACCGCGCTGGGCATATCGTTCAACCTGGCGATGGTAGTGCTGGCGTATCTGGTGATCATCCACAAACTGGAATATTTCCTCAACAGCAAAATAATGGGCTCGAGCGTGCGGCTGCCGATGTGGCAGATGCTGCTGGCGATCCTGCTCGGCAACGTTATTATGGGCGTGTCGGGAATCATGCTGGCGCCGGCTTTGCTGCATTATATCAAGAGCGAACTAAAATCCATTCCGTGGAAAACGCCCGGCAGCCCGGCCGACCGGAAACAGTGCCCCGAATGA
- a CDS encoding ABC transporter substrate-binding protein — protein MILHTFEKILKKTILAAVLCAWPAAFAGGVFVTALPRRPVTLDPAYMYDRYSVMAAVNIYEPLVRFGASSYRTGFEPVLAERVPTENNGLISTDGRVYTFPIRKGVKFHDGTEMTPQDVRYSLLRFMLADRIEGPSGLLLNPILGINSTRDKTGRITLDFEEAAGAVRVDGANVVITLKKPFPAFLAVLAAWPCVVSRNWCARHGEWDGAETTWKNYNNRPRENSYLKNHANGTGPFALESFDDTTGQFTLGSHDLYWRAPAPLDQLVFVIEPSELNRQIMLETGDADYAEFGRASVQDLEKFRNVTVKDGLPDYSLGRFIAFSFKVETGSNPMTGSGRLDGTGIPADFFADADVRKGFAYAFDYERYFAEVLRGRGKRLTSPVPRPGSPEKAAYYRDPEKAAARLKTAFEGRLWEKGFRCDAEYPLDDPDAEAVVDILSDSLKALNPRFEVHPRPVSAELFKQDIRAGRAPLFVKTFEPDYPDYYNYAFGLMHSEGLIPRMQRYSNPRADRLCAETLYKDGPARETVFSALDAIYERDIPQLLLYSPVNFKAYRSGLTGMDADWGMWGMHNFPDYYAVVKP, from the coding sequence ATGATACTCCATACCTTTGAAAAGATTTTGAAAAAAACCATTCTGGCGGCTGTGTTATGCGCCTGGCCGGCGGCGTTTGCCGGCGGAGTGTTCGTGACCGCGCTGCCGCGCCGCCCGGTCACGCTTGATCCCGCTTATATGTACGACCGCTACAGCGTGATGGCGGCGGTGAATATCTACGAGCCGCTTGTGCGGTTCGGCGCTTCGTCCTACCGCACAGGATTCGAGCCTGTGCTGGCGGAGCGGGTTCCGACAGAAAACAACGGGCTGATTTCCACCGACGGGCGCGTCTACACTTTCCCGATCCGCAAAGGCGTGAAATTCCACGACGGCACGGAGATGACGCCGCAGGACGTGCGCTATTCGCTGCTGCGCTTTATGCTGGCGGACAGGATTGAAGGGCCGTCCGGCCTTCTGCTCAATCCCATTCTGGGGATCAATTCCACGCGCGACAAAACCGGCCGGATCACGCTTGATTTTGAAGAAGCCGCCGGCGCGGTGCGCGTGGACGGCGCCAATGTCGTCATAACCCTGAAAAAACCGTTCCCCGCGTTTCTGGCGGTTCTGGCGGCGTGGCCGTGCGTGGTGTCAAGAAACTGGTGCGCCCGGCACGGCGAGTGGGACGGAGCGGAAACCACCTGGAAAAACTACAACAACCGCCCGCGGGAAAATTCCTATCTGAAAAACCACGCCAACGGAACCGGCCCGTTCGCGCTTGAAAGTTTCGACGATACGACCGGCCAGTTCACGCTCGGCAGCCACGACCTGTACTGGCGCGCCCCCGCGCCGCTTGACCAGCTGGTATTCGTTATCGAGCCGTCGGAACTGAACCGCCAGATAATGCTCGAAACCGGCGACGCCGATTACGCGGAATTCGGGCGCGCCAGCGTGCAAGACCTGGAAAAATTCCGGAATGTAACAGTGAAGGACGGGCTGCCGGACTACTCGCTCGGGCGGTTCATTGCGTTTTCGTTCAAGGTCGAAACCGGCTCCAACCCGATGACCGGCAGCGGCCGGCTTGACGGAACGGGCATTCCGGCCGACTTTTTCGCCGATGCCGATGTCCGCAAAGGGTTCGCCTACGCTTTCGACTATGAACGCTACTTCGCCGAGGTGCTGCGAGGCAGGGGCAAGAGGCTGACCAGTCCGGTTCCGCGGCCGGGCTCGCCGGAAAAGGCGGCCTATTACCGGGATCCGGAAAAAGCCGCCGCGCGCCTGAAAACCGCGTTTGAGGGGCGGCTGTGGGAAAAAGGGTTCCGGTGCGACGCGGAATATCCGCTCGACGATCCCGATGCGGAGGCGGTCGTGGATATTCTGTCCGACTCGCTTAAAGCCCTTAATCCGCGTTTTGAAGTGCATCCGCGCCCGGTTTCGGCCGAGCTTTTCAAGCAGGACATCCGCGCCGGCCGCGCGCCACTGTTCGTAAAAACATTCGAGCCGGATTACCCGGACTATTACAATTATGCGTTCGGGCTGATGCATTCCGAAGGGCTGATTCCGCGGATGCAGCGCTATTCCAATCCCCGGGCCGACCGGCTTTGCGCGGAAACGCTGTATAAAGACGGCCCGGCCCGCGAAACCGTTTTTTCCGCGCTTGACGCGATATACGAGCGCGACATACCCCAGCTGCTGCTTTATTCTCCCGTCAATTTCAAGGCGTACCGGTCGGGCCTGACCGGCATGGATGCGGACTGGGGAATGTGGGGCATGCACAATTTTCCTGATTATTACGCGGTTGTGAAGCCATAA
- the ispE gene encoding 4-(cytidine 5'-diphospho)-2-C-methyl-D-erythritol kinase: MDTVHEFAPAKINLFLEVTGRRPDGYHELDTLFAKLNYGDRLEISAGPDLCGVELELTNKSGCELPGGGDNLAVKAATAYLTEFGIADGVRLRLEKHIPTGAGLGGGSSDAGAVLRGLDRLYGGEGLPNLPRLTQLGARLGADVPVFIRPEPFWRGRGIGDLLEPVPVKTVMPHVVLVYPGEGVSTAAAYKRLRPGSPDEILTNCRSLNKMVDSLGEGETLPGWKSLLYNRLEKAVLPVWTSVAEVKSELESLGADAVLMSGSGATVFALSDRGELAGEIALRARKPGRRVIKTAFLRRGSNGDYGDQNTSDERG; the protein is encoded by the coding sequence ATGGATACTGTACACGAATTCGCTCCGGCCAAAATCAATCTGTTTCTTGAAGTCACGGGCCGCCGGCCCGATGGCTATCATGAGCTTGATACCCTGTTCGCCAAGCTGAATTATGGCGACCGCCTGGAAATATCGGCCGGGCCGGATCTTTGCGGCGTGGAATTGGAGCTGACAAACAAAAGCGGGTGCGAACTGCCGGGCGGCGGCGACAATCTGGCCGTGAAAGCCGCAACTGCCTATCTCACGGAGTTCGGGATAGCCGACGGAGTGCGGCTGAGGCTGGAAAAACATATCCCGACCGGCGCGGGGCTGGGCGGCGGCTCGTCCGACGCGGGCGCGGTTCTTCGCGGGCTCGACCGCCTGTACGGGGGCGAAGGCCTGCCCAATCTGCCCAGGCTGACGCAACTGGGCGCGCGGCTGGGCGCGGATGTGCCGGTTTTTATCCGTCCCGAGCCGTTCTGGCGCGGCCGCGGAATTGGCGACCTTCTGGAACCGGTGCCTGTAAAAACCGTTATGCCGCATGTTGTGCTTGTCTATCCGGGTGAAGGAGTTTCAACCGCCGCGGCCTATAAACGGCTGCGGCCCGGCAGCCCGGACGAGATATTGACAAACTGCCGTTCCCTTAATAAAATGGTAGATAGCCTAGGAGAGGGGGAAACTCTTCCGGGGTGGAAGTCGCTGTTATATAACAGACTTGAGAAAGCGGTTCTGCCGGTTTGGACCTCAGTGGCGGAAGTGAAGAGCGAGCTGGAGTCGCTCGGTGCGGATGCCGTGTTGATGAGCGGGTCGGGGGCGACAGTGTTCGCGCTTAGTGACAGGGGAGAATTGGCTGGAGAGATAGCTTTGCGGGCCCGAAAACCGGGCCGGCGGGTTATTAAAACGGCTTTCCTTAGGAGAGGAAGCAATGGAGATTACGGAGATCAGAATACATCTGATGAACGAGGATAG